One stretch of Emys orbicularis isolate rEmyOrb1 chromosome 7, rEmyOrb1.hap1, whole genome shotgun sequence DNA includes these proteins:
- the NPM3 gene encoding nucleoplasmin-3: MAAFLELESRAAGAGAGLCLGNFVFGCELTGSTRSYTFKVDEDDDSEHILALSMVCLTDGAKDECNVVEVVGRDRQNQEIAVPVANLKLSCQPTLSLDNFQLQPPVTFHLKSGSGPVHLSGRHHIMHRRALSEEEESEEEEEEELTPIMPAKKQRRRQ; encoded by the exons ATGGCCGCCTTCCTGGAGCTGGAGAGCCgggcggccggggccggggccgggctctGCCTCGGCAACTTCGTCTTCG GCTGCGAGTTGACGGGCAGTACCAGGTCCTATACCTTTAAGGTGGATGAAGATGACGACTCTGAGCACATCCTGGCCCTGTCTATG GTGTGCCTGACAGACGGCGCAAAGGACGAATGCAACGTGGTGGAAGTCGTGGGGCGTGACCGTCAGAACCAGGAGATTGCTGTGCCGGTGGCCAATCTGAAGCTGTCGTGCCAGCCCACG CTCAGCCTGGACAACTTCCAGCTCCAACCACCTGTGACCTTCCACCTGAAATCCGGCTCCGGCCCCGTGCACCTGTCCGGACGGCACCACATCA TGCACAGGAGAGCGCTGTCTGAGGAAGAGGAgagcgaggaagaggaggaagaagaactCACCCCCATCATGCCGGCCAAGAAGCAGCGAAGGAGGCAGTAG